One stretch of Streptomyces peucetius DNA includes these proteins:
- a CDS encoding ferritin-like domain-containing protein, with product MLSARSLFQEIVDNDDSFQLFCSIAASGEAQGGWENARIAALVPETMSDLAPKITRHGADEDKHGRLFNALLKKRQLDPVPVPPETDYTMLLERRGIGLTHEKLRREERLTEHDIVVYLSHSRVTEQRAAEQMNLLVKYFGDHPEIGKAIRMICDDEDNHLAYCHEELFRLAAAGHGRTIQRVLRECALAESRVHRDVSLAVMALMGRLLHWPRAKSAVLAAGIHAMYAYERLCGLRRMVGLRMPERRGALDGPATAAPAF from the coding sequence ATGCTCTCGGCCCGGAGTCTCTTCCAGGAGATCGTCGACAACGACGACTCCTTTCAGCTGTTCTGCTCGATCGCCGCCAGCGGCGAGGCTCAGGGAGGCTGGGAGAACGCCCGTATCGCCGCTCTCGTCCCCGAGACCATGAGTGACCTCGCCCCGAAGATCACCCGGCACGGGGCCGACGAGGACAAGCACGGCCGGCTGTTCAACGCACTGCTCAAGAAGCGGCAGCTGGACCCGGTCCCGGTGCCGCCGGAGACCGACTACACCATGCTGCTGGAGCGGCGGGGCATCGGCCTCACCCATGAGAAGCTGCGCCGCGAGGAGCGCCTCACGGAGCACGACATCGTCGTCTACCTCTCGCACAGCCGGGTCACGGAGCAGCGTGCGGCCGAGCAGATGAACCTGCTCGTGAAGTACTTCGGCGACCATCCGGAGATCGGCAAGGCCATCCGGATGATCTGCGACGACGAGGACAACCACCTGGCCTACTGCCACGAGGAACTGTTCCGTCTCGCCGCCGCCGGGCACGGCCGCACCATCCAGCGCGTACTGCGCGAGTGCGCGCTGGCCGAGAGCCGGGTCCACCGCGACGTCAGCCTCGCCGTCATGGCCCTCATGGGCCGGCTGCTGCACTGGCCCCGGGCGAAGTCCGCGGTCCTGGCCGCCGGCATCCACGCGATGTACGCGTACGAGCGGCTCTGCGGCCTGCGCCGCATGGTGGGCCTGAGGATGCCGGAGCGCCGCGGCGCCCTCGACGGTCCAGCCACCGCCGCCCCCGCTTTCTGA
- a CDS encoding LLM class F420-dependent oxidoreductase codes for MRLGINLGYWGAGMDGDNLAVAQEADRLGYDVCWAAEAYGSDAPTVLSWVAAQTERIDVGSAILQIPARQPAMTAMTAATLDSLSGGRFRLGLGVSGPQVSEGWYGVKFDKPLARTREYVEIVRKAMSRERLSYEGEHWTLPLPDGPGKPIKLTVHPQREHIPLYIAAIGPRNLEQTGEIADGALLIFPSADHMEDTALRHIRAGREKAGKPMDGFDVCPTLPLAVGDDVAGLADMFRPYTALYVGGMGSRKQNFYNQLAQRMGYEKEAAEIQDKYLGGDKAGAAAAVPHTLIDQTALLGPVERIADRMQAYAAAGVTTLTLSPAGFTLDERITALRAGTEALERAGLA; via the coding sequence ATGCGGCTCGGCATCAACCTCGGCTACTGGGGCGCGGGCATGGACGGCGACAACCTCGCCGTCGCGCAGGAGGCCGACAGGCTCGGCTACGACGTCTGCTGGGCCGCGGAGGCGTACGGCTCGGACGCGCCGACCGTGCTCAGCTGGGTCGCCGCCCAGACCGAGCGCATCGACGTCGGTTCCGCGATCCTCCAGATCCCGGCCCGCCAGCCCGCCATGACCGCGATGACCGCGGCCACGCTGGACTCGCTCTCCGGCGGCCGGTTCCGTCTCGGACTGGGTGTCTCGGGACCGCAGGTCTCCGAGGGCTGGTACGGCGTCAAGTTCGACAAGCCGCTGGCCCGCACCCGCGAGTACGTCGAGATCGTCCGCAAGGCGATGTCCCGCGAGCGCCTCTCGTACGAGGGGGAGCACTGGACGCTGCCGCTGCCCGACGGTCCGGGCAAGCCGATCAAGCTCACCGTCCACCCGCAGCGCGAGCACATCCCGCTCTACATCGCGGCGATCGGCCCCAGGAATCTCGAGCAGACCGGCGAGATCGCCGACGGCGCCCTGCTGATCTTCCCGTCCGCCGACCACATGGAGGACACCGCGCTGCGGCACATCCGCGCGGGCCGCGAGAAGGCCGGCAAGCCGATGGACGGCTTCGACGTCTGCCCGACCCTGCCGCTCGCGGTAGGCGACGACGTGGCCGGCCTGGCCGACATGTTCCGGCCGTACACGGCGCTCTACGTCGGCGGCATGGGCAGCCGGAAGCAGAACTTCTACAACCAGCTCGCGCAGCGCATGGGTTACGAGAAGGAAGCCGCCGAGATCCAGGACAAGTACCTCGGCGGCGACAAGGCCGGCGCGGCCGCCGCCGTCCCGCACACGCTGATCGACCAGACCGCGCTGCTGGGCCCGGTGGAGCGGATCGCCGACCGGATGCAGGCGTACGCGGCGGCGGGTGTCACCACCCTGACCCTCTCGCCAGCAGGCTTCACGCTCGACGAGCGGATCACCGCACTGCGCGCCGGTACCGAGGCCCTGGAGCGCGCCGGCCTCGCCTGA
- a CDS encoding aldo/keto reductase produces MEQRHLGRTGLRVSRIGLGTLTWGRDTDEHDAAEQLKVFWEAGGTLIDTADVYGGGEAEYLLGRLVERLVPREDLVMATKAGSVPDPDRRFDGSRGHLLAALDASLSRLGTEYVDLWQVHAFDPGTPLEETLQTLDIAVSSGRARYAGVSNFSGWQLAKAATWQLAAPGSRTRLASTQMEYSLLQRGVEREVLPAALDLGVGLLPSSPLGRGVLTGKYRTATPSDSRGASEQMAPFVEPYLDEAASSIVDAVATAADGLAATPLEVALAWVRDRPGVVAPIVGARNAQQLRAALSVEALSLPDEICQALDDVSAPVHRYPDQDWSTL; encoded by the coding sequence ATGGAGCAGAGGCATCTCGGCCGTACCGGCCTGCGCGTGTCCCGGATCGGACTCGGCACCCTGACCTGGGGCCGGGACACCGACGAGCACGACGCCGCCGAGCAGTTGAAGGTCTTCTGGGAGGCCGGCGGCACGCTGATCGACACCGCCGACGTGTACGGCGGCGGGGAGGCCGAGTATCTGCTGGGCCGGCTGGTCGAACGGCTGGTGCCGCGCGAGGACCTGGTGATGGCCACGAAGGCCGGCAGCGTGCCGGACCCCGACCGGCGCTTCGACGGCTCGCGCGGCCATCTGCTCGCCGCCCTCGACGCGTCGCTGTCGCGGCTGGGCACGGAGTACGTGGATCTGTGGCAGGTCCACGCCTTCGACCCGGGCACACCCCTGGAAGAGACGCTCCAGACACTGGACATCGCGGTCAGCAGCGGACGGGCACGGTACGCGGGCGTGTCCAACTTCAGCGGCTGGCAGCTGGCGAAGGCGGCGACCTGGCAGCTCGCGGCGCCGGGATCGCGCACCCGGCTCGCGAGTACGCAGATGGAGTACTCGCTGCTGCAGCGGGGCGTGGAACGGGAGGTGCTGCCCGCGGCGCTCGACCTGGGGGTGGGGCTGCTGCCGTCGTCCCCGCTGGGGCGCGGGGTGCTCACGGGCAAGTACCGGACCGCCACGCCGTCCGACTCCCGGGGCGCGTCGGAACAGATGGCGCCCTTCGTGGAGCCGTACCTGGACGAGGCGGCGAGCAGCATCGTGGACGCGGTCGCCACGGCGGCGGACGGCCTGGCGGCGACGCCGCTGGAGGTGGCGCTGGCGTGGGTCCGCGACCGGCCCGGCGTGGTGGCGCCGATCGTCGGCGCGCGCAACGCTCAGCAGCTGAGAGCGGCGTTGTCGGTGGAGGCGCTTAGTCTTCCTGACGAGATCTGCCAGGCGCTCGACGATGTGTCGGCGCCCGTGCACCGCTATCCCGACCAGGACTGGAGCACGCTGTGA